A portion of the uncultured Fibrobacter sp. genome contains these proteins:
- the trxA gene encoding thioredoxin, protein MPAIHLTAENFDQAISSGQLVLVDFWATWCRPCMMMGPVIDELADEYNGRAVIAKINVDDAGVGDICTRFGITNIPNMKLFKNGVEVGNVVGAVPKATVKGVIDRNL, encoded by the coding sequence ATGCCTGCAATTCATCTTACTGCAGAAAATTTTGATCAAGCTATTTCGTCTGGCCAATTAGTTCTTGTTGATTTCTGGGCAACTTGGTGCCGTCCGTGCATGATGATGGGCCCTGTGATCGACGAACTTGCCGATGAATACAATGGACGCGCTGTTATTGCCAAAATTAATGTGGACGACGCCGGCGTGGGTGATATTTGCACCCGTTTTGGCATCACGAACATTCCCAATATGAAACTCTTCAAGAACGGGGTGGAAGTGGGTAACGTGGTGGGCGCTGTGCCCAAGGCAACCGTCAAGGGCGTTATTGACCGCAACCTGTAA
- the hisF gene encoding imidazole glycerol phosphate synthase subunit HisF has protein sequence MLTKRLIVCLDVRNRKVTKGVKFKGNIDIGDPVEMGAQYSADGVDELVFYDITASAENRPCDMEMIRQIARRVFIPFAVGGGIRNLDDMHEALLAGAEKVSVNSLAVLHPEIIAEGAKAFGRQCVVLGMDAKFVGVSDKFKSGYEVYIRGGRQAMGIDAVEWAKKAEDLGVGEICLNAIDTDGVRNGYELNITDQVARAVQVPVIASGGAGTPAHIVDLFRKTSADAALVASMVHFGDYTVPGIKKEMLAAGIPVRKKMNGEV, from the coding sequence ATGCTTACCAAACGTCTTATAGTTTGTCTCGATGTCCGTAACCGTAAGGTGACGAAGGGTGTCAAGTTTAAGGGCAATATCGATATCGGTGATCCCGTTGAAATGGGGGCGCAGTACAGTGCCGATGGTGTCGATGAACTTGTCTTTTACGATATTACGGCAAGTGCGGAAAATCGTCCGTGCGATATGGAAATGATTCGCCAAATTGCGCGTCGCGTGTTTATTCCGTTTGCTGTGGGCGGAGGTATCCGCAATTTGGACGACATGCATGAGGCGCTTTTGGCCGGTGCCGAGAAAGTTAGCGTGAATAGTCTTGCAGTGTTGCATCCTGAAATCATTGCCGAGGGGGCGAAAGCCTTTGGACGGCAGTGCGTGGTGCTTGGCATGGACGCTAAATTCGTCGGAGTCTCGGATAAGTTTAAAAGCGGCTACGAGGTCTATATTCGTGGCGGTCGACAGGCGATGGGCATCGACGCCGTGGAATGGGCGAAAAAGGCCGAAGACCTTGGTGTGGGCGAAATCTGCTTGAATGCAATCGATACGGACGGTGTTCGCAACGGTTACGAATTAAACATTACGGACCAGGTGGCTCGCGCGGTACAGGTACCCGTGATTGCAAGTGGTGGCGCCGGAACTCCGGCGCATATTGTGGACTTGTTCCGTAAGACTTCTGCTGATGCGGCGTTGGTTGCCTCGATGGTGCATTTTGGGGACTATACGGTTCCTGGAATAAAAAAAGAAATGCTTGCGGCAGGGATTCCAGTGCGCAAGAAAATGAACGGCGAGGTGTAG
- a CDS encoding TldD/PmbA family protein, translated as MNTSVAVKIFEAGRSAGADFVEIFEEETRSSTLGLKSSQIESATAGTEYGIGIRLIYGTEVLYGFTSDDSEEALIKLVQTLAFGRIAKMEQAPIEFKPEKRIADYNAAAFKDPRVLGQAVKQDFLFRADQAARKVSDKVVQVGASVTDSCSTFSLMNSEGLNLLMNRARLRVNVTVTVSDGSERLTSHEAPGGLGGYELLTNYSPEDLATETSERLLRMLSAGYIKGGQMPVVMGNGFGGVIFHEACGHPLETESVRRGASPFCGKLGEAIGQPCLTAIDDGTLDGVWGSLKYDDEGTPTQRTTLIENGILKTYMSDRVGASEVGIERTGSARRESYKYAPVSRMRNTFIAPGKDSLESMIASVDNGLYAARMAGGSVNPATGEFNFAVDEGYVIRNGKICEPVRGAALIGKGHEIMPRISMVGSDWEVAAGVCGASSGHVPVTVGQPSIKVDQILVGGR; from the coding sequence TTGAACACTTCTGTTGCGGTCAAGATTTTCGAAGCTGGCAGAAGTGCCGGTGCTGACTTTGTCGAAATTTTCGAAGAAGAAACCCGTAGCTCGACACTCGGTCTGAAGTCTAGTCAGATTGAGTCCGCAACAGCGGGGACCGAATACGGCATTGGCATCCGTTTGATTTATGGAACCGAGGTTCTATACGGTTTTACAAGCGATGATTCCGAAGAAGCTCTTATAAAGCTTGTGCAGACGCTTGCCTTTGGACGTATCGCTAAAATGGAACAGGCGCCTATAGAGTTTAAGCCCGAAAAACGCATTGCCGACTATAATGCCGCTGCATTCAAGGATCCGCGTGTGCTGGGACAGGCTGTTAAACAGGATTTCCTGTTCCGAGCAGACCAGGCTGCCCGCAAGGTTTCAGACAAAGTTGTGCAAGTGGGCGCATCGGTGACCGATTCCTGTTCGACGTTCTCGCTTATGAATAGCGAGGGACTGAATTTGTTGATGAACCGTGCTCGCTTGCGTGTGAACGTGACCGTGACGGTGTCCGATGGATCCGAGAGGCTTACCTCTCACGAAGCTCCGGGTGGCTTGGGCGGTTATGAACTTTTAACAAATTATTCGCCCGAAGATTTGGCTACGGAAACATCGGAACGCCTGTTGCGAATGCTTTCGGCCGGTTACATTAAGGGCGGGCAGATGCCCGTGGTGATGGGCAACGGCTTTGGCGGCGTGATTTTCCACGAGGCTTGCGGTCATCCGCTTGAAACCGAATCGGTGCGTCGCGGTGCAAGTCCGTTCTGCGGAAAGTTGGGCGAGGCGATTGGACAGCCCTGCCTTACGGCAATAGATGATGGTACGCTCGATGGAGTGTGGGGAAGCCTTAAGTACGATGACGAAGGTACGCCCACCCAGCGTACGACCCTGATTGAAAACGGCATTCTGAAAACCTATATGAGTGACCGCGTGGGAGCCTCTGAAGTCGGTATTGAACGCACGGGGTCCGCTCGACGTGAAAGTTACAAGTATGCACCTGTCAGCCGTATGCGTAATACTTTTATTGCCCCTGGTAAAGATTCGCTCGAATCGATGATTGCTAGTGTTGATAACGGCTTGTACGCCGCCCGCATGGCGGGGGGCTCGGTGAACCCTGCGACGGGCGAATTTAACTTTGCCGTCGATGAAGGCTATGTTATCCGTAACGGCAAGATTTGTGAGCCGGTGCGCGGTGCGGCCCTTATTGGAAAGGGTCACGAAATTATGCCTCGCATTAGCATGGTGGGTAGTGACTGGGAAGTTGCCGCAGGTGTCTGCGGTGCAAGTTCGGGACATGTTCCCGTGACGGTCGGTCAGCCTTCCATTAAAGTCGATCAGATTCTGGTTGGCGGTAGATAA
- a CDS encoding phosphoglycerate dehydrogenase, translated as MATIKTMNNISKKGLSLFGSFYQVSDSVEKPDAILVRSAQVDTDNFDGLLAVARAGAGVNNITIDKASAKGICVFNTPGANANAVAELVMTVLGMAVRNVDKAAAWVKNLDTTDPDLAKTVESGKKKFAGMELAGKTLGVIGLGKIGVLVANYARWKNMRVIAYEPYPNAANMHELSNKVEIADLDTVIAKSDFLTVHVPFIKGVTENLLNRKNLAGFKGSYIMNFARGGIVEMAPVNEMLASGSLQGYLCDFPDADLIKNDKVTCFPHLGASTEEAEENCAVMAVEELKDYIEYGCVRNSVNFPALVDHPHAGIKSRVVVINQDVPNMISEITKVFGAEGINIASFSNKSNGKIGYNLVDVESKVDDSIIEKLGKLDKVIKVRVIHF; from the coding sequence ATGGCAACTATTAAGACGATGAACAACATTTCCAAGAAAGGCTTGAGCCTGTTTGGCTCGTTCTACCAGGTTTCCGACTCCGTCGAAAAACCGGATGCCATCTTGGTGCGTTCCGCCCAGGTTGATACCGACAACTTTGACGGCCTGCTGGCTGTCGCCCGCGCCGGCGCTGGCGTGAACAACATCACTATCGACAAGGCTTCCGCGAAGGGCATCTGCGTGTTCAACACCCCGGGTGCAAACGCCAACGCCGTTGCCGAACTCGTGATGACCGTGCTCGGCATGGCCGTCCGTAACGTGGACAAGGCTGCCGCATGGGTCAAGAACCTCGACACCACCGATCCGGATCTCGCAAAGACCGTCGAAAGCGGCAAGAAGAAGTTCGCCGGTATGGAACTCGCCGGTAAGACTCTCGGCGTGATCGGCCTCGGCAAGATCGGTGTGCTCGTCGCCAACTATGCCCGTTGGAAGAACATGCGCGTGATCGCCTACGAACCGTATCCGAACGCCGCCAACATGCACGAACTTTCCAACAAGGTTGAAATTGCCGACCTCGACACCGTGATTGCGAAGTCTGACTTCCTCACCGTGCACGTTCCGTTCATCAAGGGCGTGACCGAAAACTTGCTCAACCGCAAGAACCTCGCCGGCTTCAAGGGCAGCTACATCATGAACTTCGCCCGCGGTGGCATCGTGGAAATGGCTCCGGTGAACGAAATGCTCGCCTCCGGTTCCCTCCAGGGTTACCTCTGCGACTTCCCGGATGCAGACCTCATCAAGAACGACAAAGTGACCTGTTTCCCGCACCTCGGTGCTTCCACCGAAGAAGCCGAAGAAAACTGCGCCGTGATGGCTGTCGAAGAATTGAAGGACTACATCGAATACGGTTGCGTCCGCAATTCCGTGAACTTCCCGGCTCTCGTCGATCATCCGCATGCTGGCATCAAGAGCCGCGTGGTGGTGATCAACCAGGACGTTCCGAACATGATTTCTGAAATCACGAAGGTGTTCGGTGCCGAAGGCATCAACATTGCATCTTTCAGCAACAAGAGCAATGGCAAAATCGGCTACAACCTCGTTGACGTCGAAAGCAAGGTCGATGATTCCATTATCGAAAAACTCGGCAAGCTCGACAAGGTCATCAAGGTCCGCGTGATTCACTTCTAA
- the ispG gene encoding (E)-4-hydroxy-3-methylbut-2-enyl-diphosphate synthase gives MTKFSEFPYVADRFNAVRRETVQVRVGDALIGGNAPILVQSMTTTKPKDVERTVAETLALAKVGCGLVRITAPTFADAQGLEEVMKQVRAAGCKVPVSADIHFQPKAAFEALKWVEKVRINPGNFVDTGILTLDQQTDKTFEEGKEKVAEAFTPFVQEAKRLGRAIRIGVNHGSLAARMIYRYGDTIEGMVESAMEYLAVCEAEHFDQVVLSLKSSNPRVAIAAYRMLAARIKQEGFKPYPFHVGVTEAGAGADGRLKSAAGIGALLLDGLADTIRVSLTEDPVAEVPVAQELIKACALPTKPVSYAVPVLEKDPYHYERRATKPVVISGVEIGGANPVKVGVKANAIALTGERRNAEFALPSLSEKPIVEFKDAMDIAGFAANPSAVPAGSVFCYTGAEMVSGVRALAAALDAAGRQDPILLYAKINDNERETLRVSADIGSLVTDGLGDAVVIDGYKGAKESVLLAFDILQAAYCRRSKTNFISCPSCGRTLYDIQQVMGKIKARFGHLSDISIGIMGCIVNGPGEMADADFGYVGGGPGRITLFEGKTAVKKNIPEEDAIEELVNLIKERGRWQEP, from the coding sequence TACGGTGGCAGAAACATTGGCGCTTGCCAAGGTGGGTTGCGGACTTGTCCGTATTACCGCCCCGACATTCGCTGACGCCCAGGGACTTGAAGAAGTCATGAAGCAGGTGCGTGCAGCAGGTTGCAAGGTGCCGGTTTCTGCCGACATCCACTTCCAGCCGAAAGCCGCATTCGAAGCACTCAAATGGGTCGAAAAGGTTCGCATCAATCCGGGTAACTTTGTCGACACAGGCATTTTGACACTCGATCAGCAGACAGACAAGACTTTTGAAGAAGGCAAGGAAAAGGTGGCAGAAGCCTTTACGCCGTTCGTACAAGAGGCCAAGCGCCTCGGTCGCGCCATCCGCATTGGCGTGAACCACGGTTCACTTGCCGCCCGCATGATTTACCGCTACGGTGACACCATTGAAGGCATGGTGGAAAGCGCCATGGAATACCTCGCCGTTTGCGAAGCTGAACATTTTGACCAGGTCGTTTTGAGCCTCAAGAGCAGCAACCCGCGTGTAGCGATTGCCGCCTACCGTATGCTCGCCGCCCGCATCAAGCAAGAAGGTTTCAAGCCGTATCCGTTCCACGTAGGTGTCACGGAAGCGGGTGCAGGTGCCGACGGCCGACTGAAGTCTGCAGCTGGTATCGGTGCACTATTGCTCGATGGCCTTGCAGACACCATCCGCGTGTCGCTCACCGAAGATCCGGTGGCGGAAGTCCCGGTTGCACAGGAACTCATCAAGGCCTGCGCACTCCCGACAAAACCGGTAAGCTACGCGGTGCCGGTTCTCGAAAAGGACCCGTATCATTACGAACGCAGAGCGACAAAGCCCGTCGTAATTTCCGGCGTGGAAATTGGCGGAGCAAATCCGGTGAAGGTCGGCGTGAAGGCCAATGCGATTGCACTTACAGGCGAACGCCGCAACGCGGAATTTGCGCTGCCGAGCCTCTCCGAGAAGCCTATCGTTGAATTTAAGGACGCCATGGATATCGCAGGCTTTGCAGCGAATCCCTCTGCCGTACCCGCTGGTTCTGTGTTCTGCTACACAGGCGCCGAGATGGTCTCCGGCGTGCGCGCCCTTGCTGCTGCACTCGATGCAGCAGGTCGCCAAGACCCGATTCTCCTGTACGCCAAGATTAACGACAACGAACGTGAAACGCTCCGCGTCTCCGCCGATATCGGAAGCCTCGTCACCGACGGTCTTGGCGATGCCGTCGTTATCGACGGCTACAAGGGCGCGAAGGAAAGCGTTCTTCTGGCCTTCGACATTCTGCAGGCCGCCTACTGCCGCCGCAGCAAGACGAACTTTATCAGCTGCCCGAGCTGCGGCCGCACCCTCTACGACATCCAGCAGGTGATGGGCAAGATCAAGGCCCGCTTCGGACATCTTTCGGACATTTCCATTGGCATCATGGGCTGCATCGTGAACGGCCCGGGCGAAATGGCAGACGCCGACTTCGGCTATGTGGGCGGTGGCCCCGGTCGCATTACCTTGTTCGAGGGCAAGACGGCGGTCAAGAAGAACATCCCCGAAGAAGACGCCATCGAAGAACTCGTGAATTTGATTAAGGAAAGAGGCCGCTGGCAAGAACCCTAA